One Candidatus Binatia bacterium DNA window includes the following coding sequences:
- a CDS encoding MoaD/ThiS family protein has product MRVMVPTMLRSYTAGAAVVDASGSTLAELLDDLDRLHPGIRFRVIDEQERVRPHVRIFVDGEAARDVATALRAASVVQIVGALSGG; this is encoded by the coding sequence ATGCGCGTGATGGTCCCGACGATGCTTCGCTCGTATACGGCAGGCGCCGCCGTCGTCGACGCATCGGGCTCGACGCTCGCCGAGCTTCTCGACGACCTCGACCGCCTTCATCCGGGCATCCGCTTCCGGGTGATCGACGAGCAGGAAAGAGTGCGGCCCCACGTGCGCATCTTCGTCGACGGCGAGGCCGCCCGCGACGTTGCGACGGCTCTGCGCGCGGCATCGGTCGTGCAGATCGTAGGAGCGCTCAGCGGCGGCTGA
- a CDS encoding glycosyl hydrolase, with amino-acid sequence MILLVGTRKGAWIYHGDDERQRWRVSGPHFLGQVVNHLVLDPRSRRTLLMAAKTGHLGPTIFRSTDLGRTWKEAARPPAFPKAQDSASARAVSHTFWIEPGATSEPGVWWAGSSPPGLFRSEDDGVTWTSVAGWNDNPMYPKWVPADSGTPDGPLLNQIVIDPREARHMYVATSSGGVFESLDYAATWSPLNGGVEANFMPDPYPEYGQDAHYLALAPTRPDRIWQQNHCGIYRIDRPSRTWERIGRNMPADVGDIGFSIVAHPRDADTAWVFPMDGSDVWPRTSPGGRPAVYRTQDAGVSWQRLDHGFPAEQAWFTVKRQAFAIDALDPPGLYLGTTGGELWASRDGGESWRTIASHLPEIYSVVPARPA; translated from the coding sequence GTGATTCTTCTCGTCGGCACTCGCAAGGGCGCGTGGATTTATCACGGGGACGACGAGCGCCAGCGCTGGCGCGTCAGCGGTCCGCATTTCCTCGGACAGGTCGTCAATCATCTCGTGCTCGACCCGCGCAGTCGGCGCACGCTGCTGATGGCTGCGAAGACCGGGCATCTCGGTCCAACGATTTTCCGTTCGACGGATCTTGGCCGTACGTGGAAGGAAGCAGCTCGTCCTCCGGCGTTCCCGAAGGCGCAGGACTCCGCTTCGGCTCGCGCAGTGAGCCACACGTTCTGGATCGAGCCCGGCGCAACATCGGAGCCCGGCGTCTGGTGGGCGGGATCTTCGCCGCCAGGCCTGTTCCGCAGTGAAGACGACGGCGTCACGTGGACGAGCGTCGCGGGCTGGAACGACAACCCGATGTACCCGAAATGGGTGCCGGCAGATTCCGGCACCCCCGACGGCCCCCTGCTGAACCAGATCGTCATCGATCCGCGCGAGGCGCGACACATGTACGTCGCGACCTCCAGCGGGGGCGTCTTCGAGAGCCTCGATTACGCCGCGACGTGGTCCCCCCTGAACGGCGGCGTCGAAGCGAACTTCATGCCGGATCCGTACCCCGAGTACGGCCAGGATGCCCATTACCTCGCACTGGCGCCGACGCGGCCCGACCGCATCTGGCAGCAGAACCACTGCGGCATCTATCGCATCGACCGTCCTTCGCGCACCTGGGAGCGCATCGGACGCAACATGCCTGCCGATGTCGGCGACATCGGTTTCTCGATCGTCGCGCATCCGCGAGACGCCGATACGGCGTGGGTGTTCCCGATGGACGGCAGCGACGTGTGGCCGCGCACCAGCCCCGGCGGCCGGCCTGCCGTCTACCGCACCCAGGATGCAGGCGTTTCGTGGCAAAGGCTCGACCACGGATTTCCGGCCGAACAGGCCTGGTTCACCGTAAAGCGCCAGGCGTTCGCGATCGACGCGCTCGACCCGCCGGGTCTTTACCTCGGCACCACCGGCGGCGAGCTGTGGGCGAGCAGGGACGGCGGCGAATCGTGGCGCACCATCGCTTCGCACCTGCCCGAGATTTATTCCGTCGTTCCCGCGCGACCAGCGTGA